One region of Microcoleus sp. FACHB-68 genomic DNA includes:
- a CDS encoding type II CAAX endopeptidase family protein yields the protein MTIKRLLLGALTILALFLVSASLVQSWNQPQIQSRLELYQTNLILHAAEWRGNGDQAAGVENARKTLIGDDAFETALKQYQETRESAQKSLETTQQQLELAQTAAIPPAPKPPAPENPPVKTAVQSPQQLQASIDRLDKLIDELDLRIGVLQAHKAQTEAALTTWTGIVERSSNRPNAQPFVTTAGVLRELWNSRILPDAEPQLQENLDGWFRYQALSRLYEVQERSNVLATLQAEEQEVAQQAAVKLAIIGGIPTIGFFVGVGLLIFLLAQRVVKGKESLLAQHGDLSWETPWDAETIWQVLIVGFFFVGQIVVPLSLGLLNSALDINPATLDVRSKAFYILASYILLASGGLLVIYLSVKPYLPLPESWFRFDWRGNWFLWGAGGYLVALPLVVAVSLINQRLWQGQGGSNPILPIALEGKDNVALAVFFLTASIGAPVFEELMFRGFLLPSLTRYVPVWGAIAASSLLFAIAHLNVSEVLPLATLGAVLGFIYTRSRNLLAPMLLHSLWNTGTLLSLFILGSGSK from the coding sequence ATGACAATCAAGCGGTTGCTTTTAGGTGCTCTGACAATACTGGCGCTCTTCCTAGTCAGCGCTTCTCTCGTACAAAGCTGGAACCAACCCCAGATTCAAAGCCGGCTGGAACTGTACCAAACCAATCTCATCCTCCATGCCGCAGAGTGGCGGGGGAATGGCGATCAAGCAGCCGGCGTGGAAAATGCCCGCAAGACGCTGATTGGGGATGATGCCTTTGAAACAGCGCTCAAGCAGTATCAGGAAACACGCGAGTCAGCGCAGAAATCTCTGGAAACCACCCAACAGCAACTCGAACTTGCCCAAACAGCGGCAATCCCACCGGCACCCAAGCCGCCGGCACCAGAGAATCCGCCGGTTAAAACCGCTGTGCAGTCTCCACAGCAGTTGCAGGCATCGATTGATCGGCTAGATAAATTAATTGATGAACTTGATTTGCGGATCGGTGTTTTGCAAGCTCACAAAGCTCAAACAGAAGCCGCACTCACAACTTGGACAGGAATAGTCGAGCGATCCAGCAACCGCCCTAACGCTCAACCATTCGTGACAACAGCCGGCGTGTTGCGCGAACTCTGGAATTCCCGCATCTTACCCGACGCTGAGCCGCAGCTCCAAGAGAATCTCGATGGGTGGTTTCGCTATCAAGCGTTATCCCGCCTCTATGAAGTGCAGGAACGCTCGAATGTACTGGCAACGCTGCAAGCAGAAGAACAAGAAGTTGCCCAACAAGCAGCCGTAAAATTAGCAATTATTGGCGGAATTCCGACGATAGGCTTCTTCGTGGGAGTTGGCTTACTGATCTTTTTGCTGGCACAGCGGGTTGTAAAGGGAAAAGAATCTCTGCTGGCTCAGCATGGGGATCTTTCTTGGGAAACGCCTTGGGATGCTGAAACGATTTGGCAAGTTCTGATCGTTGGTTTTTTCTTTGTCGGACAAATTGTGGTGCCACTGAGTTTAGGGCTGTTAAATTCGGCACTTGATATTAACCCTGCAACTCTTGATGTGCGCTCTAAAGCTTTCTACATTCTCGCCAGTTATATACTGTTGGCGTCGGGAGGGCTTTTGGTAATTTATTTATCTGTAAAGCCTTATTTGCCGCTGCCAGAAAGTTGGTTTCGCTTTGATTGGCGCGGAAACTGGTTTTTGTGGGGTGCCGGCGGTTACTTAGTGGCGTTGCCCCTGGTAGTTGCGGTGTCGCTGATTAACCAACGGCTTTGGCAAGGACAAGGGGGTAGTAATCCCATTCTTCCCATTGCCTTGGAAGGAAAGGACAATGTAGCCTTGGCGGTGTTTTTCTTAACGGCATCCATTGGTGCGCCGGTGTTTGAGGAACTCATGTTCCGGGGGTTTTTGCTGCCCTCTCTCACGCGTTACGTGCCGGTGTGGGGCGCGATCGCAGCGAGCAGCTTGCTATTTGCAATCGCTCACTTAAATGTATCTGAAGTGCTGCCGCTGGCAACACTAGGCGCAGTCTTGGGATTTATTTACACTCGCTCGCGCAATTTATTGGCTCCAATGCTGCTTCATAGCCTCTGGAACACCGGCACCTTACTCAGCTTGTTTATTTTGGGCAGCGGTTCTAAATAA
- the psbB gene encoding photosystem II chlorophyll-binding protein CP47: protein MGLPWYRVHTVVLNDPGRLISVHLMHTALVAGWAGSMALYELAIFDPSDPVLNPMWRQGMYVMPFMARLGVTDSWRGWSVTGATAVDPGVWSVEGVAAAHIILSGLLFLAACWHWVYWDLELFRDPRTGEPALDLPKMFGIHLFLSGLLCFGFGAFHLTGLFGPGMWVSDPYGLTGSVQPVAPSWGPEGFNPFNPGGIVAHHIAAGIVGIIAGLFHLSVRPPERLYRALRMGNIETVLSSSIAAVFFAAFVVAGTMWYGNAATPIELFGPTRYQWDSGYFHQEIDRRVQTSLANGNTIEAAYSEIPEKLAFYDYVGNNPAKGGLFRVGAMNSGDGLATTWLGHPVFKDSEGRELNVRRIPNFFETFPVILTDKDGILRADIPFRRAESKYSFEQAGVTVSFYGGSLDGQSFDDPATVKKYARKAQLGEPFDFDRESVDADGVFRTSPRGWFTYGHACFALLFFFGHLWHGSRTLFRDVFAGIDPDLDEEQVEFGLFQKLGDRSTRRKEVV, encoded by the coding sequence ATGGGACTACCCTGGTATCGAGTACACACAGTCGTTCTGAACGACCCAGGCCGCCTGATTTCTGTCCACCTCATGCACACTGCCCTGGTGGCCGGGTGGGCTGGTTCTATGGCTTTGTATGAACTGGCCATCTTTGACCCCAGTGATCCAGTCCTGAACCCGATGTGGCGTCAGGGTATGTACGTCATGCCCTTCATGGCTCGTCTGGGCGTAACCGACTCTTGGCGGGGTTGGAGCGTAACTGGCGCAACCGCAGTTGATCCGGGTGTATGGAGCGTTGAAGGCGTCGCTGCCGCTCACATCATCCTGTCTGGTTTGCTGTTCCTAGCTGCCTGCTGGCACTGGGTTTACTGGGATCTAGAACTGTTTAGAGACCCACGCACAGGCGAACCGGCGCTGGATCTGCCAAAAATGTTTGGCATCCACCTGTTCTTATCTGGTCTTCTTTGCTTTGGTTTCGGTGCCTTCCACCTGACGGGCTTATTTGGCCCTGGTATGTGGGTGTCTGACCCTTATGGGTTAACTGGCAGCGTGCAACCCGTGGCCCCGTCGTGGGGACCTGAAGGCTTTAACCCCTTCAATCCGGGGGGCATCGTCGCTCACCACATTGCGGCTGGCATTGTTGGAATTATTGCCGGTTTGTTCCACTTGAGTGTTCGCCCACCAGAGCGGCTTTATCGCGCCTTGCGGATGGGGAACATCGAAACCGTGCTCTCTAGCAGTATTGCCGCCGTATTTTTCGCAGCCTTTGTGGTGGCCGGCACAATGTGGTACGGCAACGCCGCCACCCCCATTGAACTGTTTGGCCCTACCCGCTATCAGTGGGATAGCGGTTACTTCCACCAAGAAATTGACCGACGCGTTCAAACCAGCTTAGCTAACGGCAACACCATAGAAGCTGCCTACTCAGAAATTCCTGAGAAACTGGCATTCTATGACTATGTCGGCAACAACCCAGCTAAAGGTGGTCTGTTCCGCGTTGGAGCGATGAATAGTGGAGACGGTCTGGCAACCACTTGGTTAGGCCATCCAGTATTCAAAGATAGCGAAGGTCGGGAATTAAACGTTCGCCGCATCCCCAACTTCTTTGAAACCTTCCCGGTCATTTTGACCGATAAAGATGGCATTCTTCGTGCTGATATTCCGTTCCGCCGCGCTGAATCTAAGTACAGCTTTGAGCAAGCCGGTGTAACTGTCAGCTTCTACGGTGGCTCACTGGACGGTCAAAGCTTTGATGACCCCGCCACAGTGAAGAAGTACGCCCGTAAGGCTCAGCTAGGCGAACCCTTCGACTTTGATCGCGAAAGCGTTGACGCTGATGGTGTGTTCCGGACTAGCCCTCGCGGTTGGTTCACCTATGGACACGCTTGTTTTGCCCTGCTGTTCTTCTTCGGTCACCTCTGGCACGGATCTCGGACTTTGTTCCGCGATGTGTTTGCCGGTATTGACCCAGACCTTGATGAAGAACAAGTGGAATTCGGTCTCTTCCAAAAACTGGGAGACAGATCAACCCGCAGAAAAGAAGTGGTTTAG
- the nrdR gene encoding transcriptional regulator NrdR, with product MRCPFCQHTDSRVLESRSAESGQSVRRRRECLDCKHRFTTYERIEFVPITVIKRDGKRESFDRSKLLRGIVRACEKTGIPAMRLEELVDELEAELQQQTAREVSSSEIGELVLRQLQSISEVAYIRFASVYRQFQGIRDFVDTLNHLQNQQISDGEPEKIDKALTGVCPPSGDPSGWETSASGFTPLN from the coding sequence ATGCGGTGTCCCTTCTGCCAACATACAGACAGTCGCGTTTTAGAGTCGCGTTCAGCCGAATCTGGCCAAAGTGTGCGGCGACGCCGGGAATGCTTGGATTGCAAGCATCGCTTCACAACCTACGAACGCATAGAATTTGTACCGATTACAGTCATCAAACGCGATGGCAAACGCGAGTCGTTTGATCGTTCTAAATTACTGCGAGGGATTGTACGCGCTTGCGAAAAAACCGGCATTCCTGCCATGCGGCTCGAAGAACTCGTCGATGAACTCGAAGCTGAATTGCAGCAGCAAACAGCCAGAGAAGTTAGCAGTAGCGAAATTGGCGAACTGGTGTTGCGCCAACTGCAATCTATTAGCGAAGTTGCCTACATTCGATTTGCCTCAGTTTATCGCCAATTCCAAGGCATTCGAGATTTTGTTGATACCTTAAATCATCTACAGAACCAACAAATTTCAGATGGGGAACCCGAAAAAATAGATAAAGCCCTGACTGGTGTTTGCCCGCCATCAGGAGATCCTAGCGGCTGGGAAACCTCAGCTTCTGGTTTCACTCCCCTTAACTAA
- a CDS encoding photosystem II reaction center protein T translates to MESVAYILILTLTIGLLFFAIAFREPPRIDTTGKK, encoded by the coding sequence ATGGAAAGCGTTGCTTACATTTTGATTCTTACTTTGACGATCGGGTTGCTCTTCTTTGCGATTGCGTTTCGTGAACCCCCCCGGATCGACACCACTGGCAAGAAGTAA
- a CDS encoding 30S ribosomal protein S1: MVNQKTPVKDVGFTHEDFAALLDKYDYHFSPGDVVAGTVFSLEPRGALIDIGAKTAAYIPIQEMSINRVDAPEEVLQSNETREFFILTDENEDGQLTLSIRRIEYMRAWERVRQLQAEDATVRSSVFATNRGGALVRIEGLRGFIPGSHISTRKPKEDLVGEELPLKFLEVDEDRNRLVLSHRRALVERKMNRLEVGEVVIGNVRGIKPYGAFIDIGGVSGLLHISEISHDHIDTPHSVFNVNDEVKVMIIDLDAERGRISLSTKQLEPEPGDMVKNPDMVYEKAEEMAAKFREQMRNRQQAQQQSQQQSASTASDTSESEEDLPEIAAEEAPEVEAAPEVEAQAAPEVEEAAPEVEAAPEEELITAEEV, from the coding sequence ATGGTCAATCAGAAAACACCCGTCAAAGATGTTGGCTTTACCCACGAAGATTTTGCAGCCCTACTCGACAAATACGACTATCACTTTAGCCCCGGTGATGTGGTAGCAGGTACAGTATTCAGTTTAGAACCAAGGGGCGCTCTGATTGACATCGGTGCAAAAACAGCGGCTTACATCCCCATCCAAGAAATGTCAATCAACCGGGTTGACGCCCCGGAAGAAGTCCTGCAGTCTAACGAAACCCGTGAATTCTTCATCCTCACCGATGAAAATGAGGATGGACAGCTAACTCTGTCAATCCGGCGGATTGAGTATATGCGGGCGTGGGAGCGAGTGCGCCAGTTGCAAGCAGAAGATGCCACAGTTCGTTCTAGCGTCTTTGCGACGAACCGAGGCGGTGCGCTGGTACGCATTGAAGGATTGCGCGGATTTATTCCCGGTTCTCACATTAGCACCCGCAAGCCGAAGGAAGATTTGGTTGGAGAAGAACTCCCCCTCAAATTCTTGGAAGTAGACGAAGATCGGAACCGGCTAGTTTTGAGCCACCGCCGCGCACTGGTTGAGCGCAAGATGAACCGGCTTGAAGTTGGCGAAGTCGTCATCGGCAATGTTCGCGGAATTAAACCTTACGGTGCCTTCATCGATATTGGAGGCGTCAGCGGCTTACTGCACATCTCGGAAATCTCTCACGATCACATCGATACACCCCACAGCGTCTTCAATGTCAATGATGAAGTGAAGGTGATGATCATTGACTTGGATGCAGAACGAGGCCGTATTTCCCTTTCTACCAAACAACTGGAACCAGAACCGGGTGACATGGTGAAAAATCCCGATATGGTTTATGAGAAAGCTGAGGAGATGGCTGCCAAGTTCCGCGAACAGATGCGGAACAGACAGCAAGCCCAACAGCAATCTCAACAGCAGTCGGCCTCAACAGCCAGCGACACCTCTGAATCTGAAGAGGATCTGCCAGAGATAGCGGCAGAAGAAGCACCAGAGGTAGAAGCAGCGCCAGAGGTAGAGGCACAGGCAGCCCCAGAGGTAGAAGAGGCAGCGCCAGAAGTAGAGGCAGCCCCAGAGGAGGAATTAATCACCGCTGAAGAGGTGTAG